The region GGTGGAGAAGTATTAGATTTAGGTGATGGTTATGCACAGCTTGGATTTGATGTTGAACCACATCACAAACAACACTTTGGTGTTGTGCATGGTGGGGCTATTGCTACTTTAGCAGATCATTGTGGTTGGTATGCTGCTGTATCAGTCTTAGATAAAGGTTTTAGTGCTGTAACTATTGAGATTAAAATCAACTACTTAAAACCTGCAAGAGACGAAGTTTTAAAAGCTGAAGCAAGAGTTGTAAATCAATCAAAAAGAACTATATTTACAA is a window of uncultured Sulfurimonas sp. DNA encoding:
- a CDS encoding PaaI family thioesterase; this encodes MNAQDIDKQDIDFLKFIGGEVLDLGDGYAQLGFDVEPHHKQHFGVVHGGAIATLADHCGWYAAVSVLDKGFSAVTIEIKINYLKPARDEVLKAEARVVNQSKRTIFTTIEIFSKDTLVAYATGTYHVLDERRALENAKQ